In Cervus elaphus chromosome 3, mCerEla1.1, whole genome shotgun sequence, the following proteins share a genomic window:
- the PRKAG1 gene encoding 5'-AMP-activated protein kinase subunit gamma-1 — MEAVPFSESYPAVENEHLQETPESNNSVYTSFMKSHRCYDLIPTSSKLVVFDTSLQVKKAFFALVTNGVRAAPLWDSKKQSFVGMLTITDFINILHRYYKSALVQIYELEEHKIETWREVYLQDSFKPLVCISPNASLFDAVSSLIRNKIHRLPVIDPESGNTLYILTHKRILKFLKLFITEFPKPEFMSKSLEELQIGTYANIAMVRTTTPVYVALGIFVQHRVSALPVVDEKGRVVDIYSKFDVINLAAEKTYNNLDVSVTKALQHRSHYFEGVLKCYLHETLETIINRLVEAEVHRLVVVDENDVVKGIVSLSDILQALVLTGGEKP, encoded by the exons ATGGAGGCG GTCCCTTTTTCAGAGAGCTACCCAGCTGTGGAAAATGAGCATCTTCAAG AGACTCCGGAATCCAACAATAGCGTGTATACTTCCTTCATGAAGTCTCATCGCTGCTATGACCTGATTCCCACAAGCTCAAAACTGGTTGTATTTGATACTTCCCTTCAG GTGAAGAAAGCTTTCTTTGCTTTGGTGACTAATGGTGTCCGGGCTGCCCCTTTGTGGGATAGTAAGAAGCAGAGTTTTGTGG GCATGCTGACCATCACTGATTTCATCAATATCCTGCACCGCTACTATAAATCAGCCTTG GTGCAGATCTATGAGCTGGAAGAACACAAGATAGAAACTTGGAGAG AGGTGTACCTACAGGACTCCTTTAAACCACTTGTCTGCATTTCTCCTAATGCCAG CTTGTTTGATGCTGTCTCTTCATTAATTCGAAACAAGATCCACAGGCTGCCAGTTATTGACCCGGAATCAGGCAACACCTTGTACATCCTCACCCACAAGCGCATCCTCAAGTTCCTCAAGTTATTT ATCACCGAGTTCCCCAAGCCAGAGTTCATGTCTAAGTCTCTGGAAGAGCTACAGATTGGCACCTATGCCAACATTGCTATGGTCCGCACCACCACCCCTGTGTACGTGGCTCTGGGCATCTTTGTACAGCACCGAGTCTCAGCCCTGCCAGTGGTGGATGAGAAAG GGCGTGTGGTGGACATCTACTCCAAGTTTGATGTTATC aaCCTGGCAGCAGAAAAGACCTACAACAACCTAGATGTGTCGGTGACCAAAGCCCTGCAACATCGATCACATTACTTTGAGGGTGTTCTCAAGTGCTACCTGCATGAGACTCTGGAAACCATCATCAACAGGCTGGTAGAAGCAGAG GTTCACCGACTTGTAGTGGTGGATGAGAATGATGTGGTCAAGGGGATTGTATCCCTGTCTGACATCTTGCAGGCGCTGGTGCTCACAGGCGGAGAGAAGCCCTGA